One window of Mangrovibacterium diazotrophicum genomic DNA carries:
- a CDS encoding glycosyltransferase family 28 protein: MKIMAIASVGGHWIELLRLVPAFRNMEVIFISTNAKCASMVPNQKFYEIPDGSRWNSINLVGSLFKIIKIIKKEKPHFIISTGAAPGLMGIIAGKLMGCKTIWVESIANAEELSMSGRIASSFSTITYVQWPHLSNHKIKYKGDILS; the protein is encoded by the coding sequence ATGAAAATCATGGCAATAGCCTCAGTTGGCGGACATTGGATAGAATTACTCAGATTAGTACCGGCGTTCAGAAATATGGAAGTAATTTTCATTTCCACAAATGCCAAATGCGCGTCCATGGTTCCCAATCAAAAATTCTACGAAATCCCAGACGGAAGTAGGTGGAATTCGATAAACCTAGTCGGCTCACTTTTTAAAATCATAAAGATCATAAAAAAAGAAAAACCTCACTTCATCATATCTACCGGAGCAGCCCCCGGATTAATGGGAATAATTGCAGGTAAACTAATGGGATGCAAGACTATATGGGTCGAAAGCATCGCCAATGCTGAAGAATTATCAATGAGCGGCAGAATTGCTTCTTCCTTTTCAACGATAACTTATGTGCAGTGGCCACACCTATCAAACCATAAAATAAAATATAAAGGAGACATCTTATCATGA
- a CDS encoding glycosyltransferase family 4 protein — MKIVIANHEFRAHFPARIKYLHEHLKKNGHELKIIELFGKSICYEFSNDDKAINDWEILFPSSDAHMVDGKEIEQKLTTRLNEIDPDVVLSGIATFPVGIISLRWAKKNGKGIVEFGNARKDTFAHNKLIHQIKRMMFRNVDAFFCPSPAWDESMMYWGFKKKEIFYGLNVANNAFWLTSVENIHFHNLPQSYFLTCGRQVQMKNLPRLLKCFFKYKEEGGKLPLVMIGDGVLHDTLEEIAKGRNDVIFLPFLNHDKIKEVFVQARALLLPSFKEETWGIVANEAMASGVIVGVSNECGCSSTIVVDDYNGYTFSAYDENQIINTLHKIEQIPNEKFLQMKENARTLILDWGVERFAKGAFAAAEYALNNKKKINNPIDKLLINSWRGRMTVTNK, encoded by the coding sequence ATGAAGATCGTAATTGCCAATCATGAATTCCGGGCACATTTCCCGGCTCGCATCAAATATCTGCATGAACATCTCAAAAAAAATGGCCATGAACTCAAAATCATCGAGTTATTTGGCAAAAGCATATGTTATGAATTCTCCAATGATGACAAAGCGATCAATGACTGGGAAATTCTATTCCCAAGCTCTGACGCACATATGGTCGATGGCAAAGAAATTGAACAGAAACTAACGACTAGACTCAACGAAATTGATCCGGACGTAGTACTTTCCGGAATAGCAACTTTTCCTGTTGGGATTATTTCTCTTCGCTGGGCAAAAAAAAACGGTAAGGGTATCGTCGAATTTGGCAACGCAAGAAAAGATACCTTCGCTCACAACAAACTCATTCATCAGATAAAAAGAATGATGTTCCGGAATGTCGATGCCTTCTTCTGTCCGTCACCTGCCTGGGACGAGAGCATGATGTACTGGGGTTTCAAAAAGAAAGAAATTTTCTACGGTTTAAACGTTGCCAACAATGCCTTTTGGCTAACTTCTGTAGAAAATATCCATTTTCATAATCTACCTCAAAGCTATTTTCTCACCTGTGGAAGACAAGTTCAAATGAAAAACCTTCCCCGGTTACTAAAATGTTTTTTCAAATACAAAGAAGAGGGGGGCAAGTTACCTCTTGTAATGATTGGAGATGGTGTCTTACACGACACCTTAGAAGAAATAGCGAAAGGAAGAAATGATGTTATCTTCTTACCATTCCTTAACCACGACAAAATAAAAGAAGTCTTTGTCCAGGCAAGAGCCCTTTTGCTACCGAGTTTCAAAGAAGAAACCTGGGGAATAGTCGCCAACGAAGCAATGGCTTCAGGAGTTATAGTTGGAGTAAGTAATGAATGTGGCTGCTCTTCAACGATCGTTGTTGACGATTATAATGGTTACACCTTCAGTGCTTACGATGAAAACCAAATTATTAATACGCTACATAAAATCGAGCAAATCCCGAACGAAAAATTTTTGCAGATGAAAGAAAATGCCCGAACTCTAATATTGGATTGGGGTGTGGAGCGGTTTGCGAAAGGCGCATTTGCTGCCGCAGAATACGCTTTAAATAACAAGAAAAAAATTAATAATCCGATCGACAAACTTTTAATTAATTCCTGGAGAGGCCGGATGACAGTAACAAACAAATGA
- a CDS encoding polysaccharide pyruvyl transferase family protein: protein MEKKRIGIITIFDVDNYGAELQAFALQHKLRQLGHDAELIRYLFGKHPLHQRDKNEKIIVPLDFKKKLKVSLLPLIENLKTLPFKNTRNRRRENFDNFHKSFSKTTTDTYPSVNSLNRAQMDYDVYCVGSDQVWNYTFGFSLSPYFLDFVPPNKKKISFASSFGVSELPDHALEEYKKGLGKFDSLAVREESGAELVKKITGKKATVVLDPTLLLNKKEWSEFSDDRYCPNQPYLLLYVVTLIPSKYARELAKKIASEHKLKIVRICRDAAPEDYGSNIINIRDAGPSDFVGLIKNASFVVTNSFHGTVFSINFSVPFYSIVRKSKNNNSRLSNILKKVKLQERLVFSGDSYPDTSKALISMDEADEIIGLERKNSEKYLIQAISC, encoded by the coding sequence ATGGAAAAGAAAAGAATCGGCATAATAACAATTTTTGACGTTGACAATTACGGTGCGGAACTTCAGGCATTCGCTTTGCAACACAAATTACGTCAACTCGGACACGACGCGGAGTTAATCAGATATCTGTTCGGAAAACATCCCCTTCACCAGAGGGATAAAAACGAAAAGATCATTGTTCCCTTGGACTTCAAAAAGAAGCTTAAGGTTTCTTTGCTTCCTTTAATCGAAAATCTAAAAACTTTACCATTCAAGAATACCAGGAACAGAAGACGCGAGAATTTTGACAACTTTCACAAGTCGTTTTCTAAAACAACGACTGATACTTATCCTTCTGTTAATTCCCTCAACAGAGCTCAAATGGACTACGATGTATACTGCGTAGGCAGCGATCAAGTTTGGAATTACACATTTGGGTTTAGTCTTTCTCCCTATTTTCTCGACTTCGTTCCACCTAATAAGAAAAAGATATCATTTGCATCCAGTTTCGGCGTCTCAGAACTCCCAGATCATGCATTGGAAGAATATAAAAAGGGATTAGGAAAATTCGACTCTTTGGCTGTAAGAGAGGAAAGCGGTGCTGAATTGGTGAAAAAGATCACGGGTAAAAAAGCAACGGTCGTTCTGGATCCTACCTTATTACTAAACAAAAAGGAATGGTCTGAATTTTCGGATGATCGCTACTGCCCAAATCAACCGTACCTATTACTGTACGTAGTTACACTAATCCCAAGTAAATATGCAAGAGAACTCGCAAAAAAAATCGCGTCAGAACATAAACTCAAGATAGTAAGAATATGCAGAGATGCAGCGCCGGAAGACTATGGCAGTAACATCATCAATATCCGTGATGCAGGACCGTCTGACTTCGTTGGTTTAATCAAAAATGCGTCTTTTGTTGTCACAAATTCTTTTCATGGTACCGTATTCTCAATCAACTTTAGCGTGCCATTCTATTCAATCGTTAGAAAATCTAAGAATAACAATTCCCGGTTATCGAATATACTTAAAAAAGTAAAACTTCAGGAAAGGCTAGTCTTCTCGGGAGATTCCTATCCTGACACATCAAAGGCACTAATATCGATGGATGAAGCCGATGAAATTATCGGTCTTGAAAGAAAAAATTCCGAAAAATATTTGATTCAAGCGATCTCCTGCTAA
- a CDS encoding Coenzyme F420 hydrogenase/dehydrogenase, beta subunit C-terminal domain translates to MKLEIEKVIDGNYCMGCGACAYLSSSSMKINKYGEYEPDINLIKKSVKTEEDIQKISFACPSLNPEYNEDNLGKTFLTTAKGYDSHLGYYYSTYAGFVKEKKFRENGTSGGFGTWIATELLRNKLIDAVIHIKPTRKREKPQDPFFKYELSKCEEEIINGAKTRYHVTEISDALNIVRTNPGRYLFVGLPCMIKAVRRIQLIDPTINQCIKYTASLVCGHLKSLNWTLSLAWAKGLSPSETLQIDSFTYRTKAKDIPIKAYVYSAQINNGKKKIQEDTSNVTGGKFNQGALMLPACNFCDDVVGETADITIGDAWLPKYEIDNKGTNLIIIRNKTLDELLQNGKNEDRIHLVDVSKEDAIKSQSGGFRQRREGLAYRLEHTQKKGLWVPEKRVTPGKKGIAPLRKKIYKERFKVTSKSRKAFLKAIEGDNYNIYTSTMNHHLKFLRFLEVSSTLTRILKRRLFYISHRLKS, encoded by the coding sequence ATGAAGTTAGAAATAGAAAAGGTAATTGATGGAAACTACTGCATGGGCTGCGGAGCGTGTGCATACCTTAGTTCGTCTTCAATGAAAATAAATAAATATGGGGAATATGAGCCTGACATCAATCTGATAAAAAAGTCAGTCAAAACAGAGGAAGATATCCAAAAAATATCATTCGCATGTCCGTCCCTAAACCCAGAATATAACGAAGATAATCTGGGGAAAACATTTTTAACAACAGCCAAGGGTTACGACTCTCATCTTGGCTATTACTACTCTACCTATGCCGGTTTCGTTAAAGAAAAAAAGTTCCGTGAAAATGGGACTTCCGGAGGATTTGGAACATGGATTGCAACGGAATTATTGCGAAATAAATTAATTGATGCAGTCATTCATATTAAACCTACCCGAAAAAGGGAAAAGCCCCAAGACCCTTTCTTTAAATATGAACTCAGTAAATGTGAAGAGGAAATTATTAACGGTGCAAAAACTAGATACCACGTTACCGAAATATCAGATGCACTCAATATCGTCAGGACAAATCCAGGACGATATCTTTTCGTGGGACTACCATGCATGATAAAAGCGGTAAGAAGAATACAGCTCATCGACCCAACGATTAATCAATGTATTAAATACACAGCATCGTTGGTTTGCGGCCATCTTAAAAGCCTTAATTGGACTTTGTCATTAGCTTGGGCAAAAGGTCTATCTCCGTCTGAAACTCTGCAAATTGACAGTTTCACCTATCGTACAAAAGCGAAAGACATCCCAATAAAAGCCTACGTTTACAGTGCTCAGATAAATAACGGAAAGAAAAAAATTCAAGAAGATACTTCTAATGTCACTGGTGGAAAATTCAATCAGGGTGCTTTGATGTTACCTGCCTGCAACTTCTGTGATGACGTTGTTGGCGAAACGGCAGACATCACAATTGGCGATGCGTGGCTACCAAAATATGAGATCGATAATAAAGGCACAAACCTTATAATAATCCGAAATAAAACTCTAGATGAACTACTCCAAAATGGTAAAAATGAAGATAGGATACATCTTGTTGATGTTTCAAAAGAAGATGCAATAAAGTCCCAATCCGGAGGTTTCCGGCAACGAAGAGAAGGACTAGCATACAGACTTGAACATACTCAAAAGAAAGGTCTTTGGGTACCGGAAAAACGTGTCACTCCCGGGAAAAAGGGAATTGCTCCATTAAGGAAAAAAATCTACAAAGAAAGATTCAAAGTTACGTCTAAATCAAGAAAAGCATTTCTGAAGGCTATTGAAGGCGACAACTATAACATCTACACCTCCACAATGAATCACCATCTCAAATTCCTGCGCTTTTTAGAAGTAAGCAGTACTTTAACTCGCATCCTGAAGAGGAGGCTATTTTATATCTCACACAGATTGAAATCGTAA
- a CDS encoding glycosyltransferase, with protein MIFVTVGTQAPFERFVKAMDEIAGKIEEPVVAQVFDENYKSKNMETYAFISPEKFSKLLLEARLIVSHAGTGTILSALENKIPIIVMPRLASLGEHRNEHQTATVRKFLELGYVYSANNLDELEKLIINDKTISLHQLGKYASTELTESLHDFFISNAPE; from the coding sequence ATGATATTCGTAACAGTAGGTACTCAAGCACCTTTCGAGCGCTTTGTAAAAGCGATGGACGAAATTGCAGGTAAAATAGAAGAACCTGTCGTCGCTCAAGTTTTTGACGAAAACTACAAGTCAAAGAATATGGAAACATATGCATTTATTTCTCCTGAAAAATTTTCTAAACTCCTACTAGAAGCTCGCTTAATCGTCTCTCACGCAGGTACCGGCACCATACTATCAGCGCTAGAAAACAAAATCCCGATTATTGTAATGCCAAGATTAGCATCACTTGGAGAGCATCGAAATGAACACCAAACGGCCACTGTCAGAAAATTTTTGGAACTAGGTTATGTTTACTCTGCGAACAACCTAGATGAATTAGAAAAGCTGATTATAAATGATAAAACAATATCTCTCCATCAATTGGGCAAATACGCTTCTACTGAACTAACGGAATCATTACATGATTTCTTCATTTCGAATGCACCTGAATAG